The proteins below are encoded in one region of Prosthecobacter dejongeii:
- the fabF gene encoding beta-ketoacyl-ACP synthase II, with protein MTERRVVITGIGTVSPLGNNKDDFWKNLQAGKSGIRRIQSMDTTNYDCKIAGEVVDFDPTPYFNNHKEARRADRFFQLAMAASKMAVKDSGLNPDSLDPHRIGVMVGSGIGGLSTIETQYEILLNKGPNRVSPFLIPMMITNIATGMIATEFGFMGPNMCITTACATSNNNIGEAWRIIKFGDADAIVCGGSEASIRPCGLSGFANMKALSMRNDDPERASRPWDTGRDGFVMGEGAGVVVIEELEHAKKRGATIYAELAGYGVTADAYHLTAPHPEGLGASKCMEMAFRHAKLNPTDVQYVNAHATSTPVGDMCELRAIKRTFGEYAQKGLLVSGTKSMTGHLLGAAGGIELAACILAIRDQIVPPTINVENLDPEVDVDIVANTARATKVNAALSNSFGFGGHNSALLVKKFEN; from the coding sequence ATGACCGAACGTCGCGTCGTTATCACTGGAATCGGAACCGTTTCTCCCTTGGGGAATAACAAAGACGATTTCTGGAAAAACCTCCAGGCTGGAAAGAGCGGCATTCGCCGTATCCAGAGCATGGACACCACCAACTACGATTGCAAAATCGCAGGTGAGGTGGTGGACTTCGATCCCACCCCTTACTTTAACAATCATAAGGAGGCTCGCCGTGCTGACCGCTTTTTCCAGCTCGCCATGGCCGCCTCCAAGATGGCCGTCAAGGATAGCGGGCTCAACCCCGATAGCCTGGACCCACACCGCATTGGCGTCATGGTCGGCAGCGGTATCGGTGGTCTGAGCACCATCGAGACGCAGTATGAAATCCTTTTGAACAAAGGACCGAATCGCGTCTCCCCGTTCCTCATTCCGATGATGATCACGAACATCGCCACGGGCATGATCGCGACCGAGTTTGGCTTCATGGGGCCGAACATGTGCATCACCACCGCCTGTGCCACTTCCAACAACAACATTGGCGAAGCCTGGCGCATCATCAAATTCGGCGATGCCGATGCCATCGTTTGCGGTGGCTCTGAAGCTTCCATCCGCCCGTGCGGCTTGTCTGGCTTTGCCAACATGAAGGCGCTTTCCATGCGCAATGATGACCCGGAACGCGCCTCCCGTCCGTGGGACACTGGCCGTGATGGCTTTGTCATGGGTGAAGGTGCCGGTGTGGTCGTCATCGAGGAGCTGGAGCACGCCAAAAAACGCGGTGCCACCATCTATGCCGAACTCGCCGGTTACGGAGTCACGGCAGATGCCTACCACCTCACCGCTCCGCATCCTGAAGGTCTCGGTGCCTCCAAATGCATGGAGATGGCCTTCCGCCATGCCAAACTGAATCCGACCGATGTGCAGTATGTGAATGCCCACGCCACCTCCACCCCCGTGGGTGACATGTGCGAGCTGCGTGCCATCAAGCGCACCTTTGGCGAATACGCCCAGAAGGGCCTCCTCGTCTCCGGCACGAAGTCCATGACGGGTCACTTGTTAGGCGCTGCGGGCGGTATCGAACTCGCCGCGTGTATCTTGGCCATTCGTGACCAGATCGTCCCTCCGACCATCAACGTGGAAAACCTGGACCCAGAAGTGGATGTGGACATCGTCGCCAACACTGCCCGTGCGACCAAAGTCAATGCCGCCCTGAGCAACAGCTTTGGCTTCGGCGGACATAACTCCGCCCTGCTGGTGAAGAAATTCGAAAACTGA